TAAAACTGATTTGGTCTCTGATGATGCACTAGATACTCTTGAATCGAGATTGAGAGATATGAACCGAATGACCCGAATTATTAGAGCCGAGAATGCCAAAGTACCAATTGAAACAGTCTTAAATCTAAGTGCATTTGATCTTGATCAGATCCTTAAACGCAGGCCAACATTCCTTGAACCAGAATATCCTTTTGAATGGACAGGTATTTATGATCTTGATGCAGGTAAATATGAATTAATGCTAGAAGAAGGACCCGATCCAGAAATGTCATTAGTAGCCCTCGCTAACCAAGGAGAGAGTGAAGACGAACTTAAAGATGGTGCTGAATTCTCAGTGAGACTTTATGCAGAAAAAGCTAATAGTTTAGATCCTGGAAATACCATCCCATATGGAGAACATATAAATCTCAAATTGGAGGATAAAGGAAATAAATCCTTCATCCTTAACATAGAAAAACCAACAAAAATAGGTTTGTTTACACAGCACACCGCTGAAGAATTCAATATGAAAGTCATTAAAAGTGACGAAAATAAAGAGATTCCATTCAATACTGAAAGATTCTGGCAAGCAGAGCACGAACATGATGATGAAGTAGGCTCAATTGCTATTGAGCGTTTTGGAGATGTTGACCCAGAAAAACTAAATACTTGGATGGGTAGACTCCTATCAGAAAAAGGAGTGGATATATTCAGAACTAAAGGTTTCATAAGTTACTCAGGTAACCCAAGGAGAATAGTTTTCCAAGGAGTTCACATGTTATTTACTGCACAACCTGATAAAGAATGGGGTAACGAACCTCGTAGAAATCAACTTGTTTTTATCGGTAGAAATTTAAATGAGAAAGAGATGCAAGAAGGCTTTGATAAATGCCTGATATAGAACCATTTAGCCCAAGAGGCATGTTCCATGAAGGATGGACTGCTGAAGTTAACGATTACGCCATAGCATGTGGCTGGGCTCTTAAAGGAAAACAATTTATTGTTGGCGACGTGGCAGGAGGTATTTTTGCGTTCGAAGGAGATACTGGAAAAATCATTTGGAAAAAAGAAAATACACACTCCGGTGGTCTACTAGCTATGGCAATTCATCCAGAGGGTGAAATTTTTGCAACATCAGGTCAGGATGGGAATGTTCAAATTTGCAATTGCTACGAAGGTAAAGTAATTAAAACGCTTGATCTTGGCAAGGGTTGGGTAGAACACCTCAAGTTTTCTAATGATGGTTTATTTCTAGCGATAGCTTCCTCAAAAAAAGTATACGTTTTTAATGAAATTGGAGAAGAGAAATGGATCTCAGAAGACCATCCAAGCACAGTAAGTGCAATAACATGGTCAAATAAAAATGAGCTGGCAACTGCATGCTAC
This region of Prochlorococcus sp. MIT 0604 genomic DNA includes:
- a CDS encoding GTP-binding protein, which translates into the protein MSIKDKVPVTILTGFLGSGKTTLLNRILSEEHGKRIAVIENEYGEVGIDQGLVINADEEVFEMSNGCICCTVRGDLIRVLGNLMKRRDKFDYVLVETTGLADPGPVAQTFFMDEEISSEFTLDGIVTLVDAAHIDQQLGRSDESSEQVAFADVLVLNKTDLVSDDALDTLESRLRDMNRMTRIIRAENAKVPIETVLNLSAFDLDQILKRRPTFLEPEYPFEWTGIYDLDAGKYELMLEEGPDPEMSLVALANQGESEDELKDGAEFSVRLYAEKANSLDPGNTIPYGEHINLKLEDKGNKSFILNIEKPTKIGLFTQHTAEEFNMKVIKSDENKEIPFNTERFWQAEHEHDDEVGSIAIERFGDVDPEKLNTWMGRLLSEKGVDIFRTKGFISYSGNPRRIVFQGVHMLFTAQPDKEWGNEPRRNQLVFIGRNLNEKEMQEGFDKCLI